The Cucumis melo cultivar AY chromosome 5, USDA_Cmelo_AY_1.0, whole genome shotgun sequence genome has a segment encoding these proteins:
- the LOC127149558 gene encoding uncharacterized protein LOC127149558: MKALGSQDVWDIVNNSYEEPEKNTYKGVDQVKKVRLQKLRGDYESLRMKESESVSDYTSRLLAVVNEMKIYGETSCLKDPNWIWHLRFGHLNFDGLRLLAKKDMVKELPYVKHPDQFCEGCLYDKQSRKSFPQESSSRARRLLELVHTDLCGLIKPSLSVVECAVYLSNCSPIKSLWYKTPQQAWRGRKPSIAHLRLFGCMAYAYIPYQKHSKLDDKSENHVFVGYDASLKGYKLYNPVIKKTMISRDVVFDEEA, encoded by the exons ATGAAAGCTCTTGGTTCACAAGATGTGTGGGACATTGTTAATAACAGTTATGAAGAACCAGAAA AGAATACGTATAAAGGAGTAGATCAAGTCAAGAAGGTTCGCCTTCAAAAATTGAGAGGTGATTATGAATCACTGCGTATGAAGGAGTCTGAATCAGTTTCAGATTATACTTCAAGATTGCTAGCAGtagtaaatgaaatgaaaatatatGGTGAGACA TCATGTTTGAAAGATCCAAATTGGATCTGGCACTTGAGATTTGGGCATTTGAACTTTGATGGCTTGAGACTATTAGCCAAGAAGGACATGGTGAAAGAGTTGCCATATGTCAAACATCCAGATCAATTTTGTGAAGGTTGTCTTTACGACAAACAATCAAGGAAGAGTTTTCCACAAGAATCATCTTCGAGAGCGAGGAGACTACTAGAGTTAGTTCACACTGATCTTTGTGGACTGATCAAACCAAGTCTTTCG GTTGTTGAATGTGCAGTGTACTTGTCAAATTGTTCCCCTATTAAAAGCTTATGGTATAAAACTCCTCAACAAGCATGGAGGGGAAGAAAACCATCCATTGCTCATTTGAGATTATTTGGATGTATGGCTTATGCATATATACCTTATCAAAAGCATAGTAAGCTTGATGATAAAAGTGAGAATCATGTTTTTGTTGGCTATGATGCAAGCTTAAAAGGTTACAAGCTTTACAATCCTGTTATAAAGAAGACGATGATAAGCAGGGATGTTGTGTTTGATGAAGAAGCGTGA